The window GCGAGGCCGGCAAGTTCACCGTCGCCGATATCCGGGAGGAGTTGTTGAAGCCCGGACGTGATCCGCGCGAGAAATTTGTGGTGCCGAAGTTCCGCGATGACGTAAAGGAGATTGCGGATCTGAAGGAAGGCATGGAGCTCGAAGGCACGGTCACGAACGTGACGAATTTCGGCGCCTTCGTCGATCTGGGTGTGCACCAGGACGGCCTCGTCCACATTTCTGAGCTTTCGCACAAATATATCCAGGACGCGCGCCAGGCCGTAAAGGTTGGAGAAATCGTCAAGGTGAAGGTGATCGGCGTGGATTCCACGATGAAGCGCATCAGCCTTTCGATGAAGGCCATCATGCCGAAGCCGCCACGCCCGCCGCGCCGCAAGAAAATGAAGCCGGCTATTGAGGCAGCTGCGGCGCCGAGAGCCGCGCAATCCGCCGCGTCCGAAGCGGCGGCACCGGCGCCCGCGAGGCCCAGGCCGGACCGCCCGCCGCGCAAACCACAGCCGGCGCAACCGCAGCAGATCCGTCCGCCAAAACCTCCAATCGAGGCGCTGCCCCCGCCTTCGAAGCAGTCCATGGAAGAAAAGATCCGCATGCTTCAGGAAAAGTTCGGCCGCGCAAGATAGGCTTGGTAAACTACTTGGAATGACGAAGGAAGAATATTTCGAGCAGGCGGTGAACGCCTTCGGTGATGAGAAACTCGACGAATCGATCGAGTTCTATAAACAGGCCCTGGCCCTCGACTCCGCCTATCAGGACGCCCTCCACGGTCTGGGTATGGCTTTGTTCAACCGGGGGCGTATCGACGAAGCGATCGCTGCCGCCAAAAAACTGATTGAAATCGACCAGGATGACATCCTGGCCCACACCAGCCTCTCGATGTTCTACCAGTCCCAGGGACGCATCGAAGATGCTGAAAAAGAAGGAAATGTTGCCCGGATCCTGGGTTGGAAACAGGAGCTCCGCGGAAATCCCGGCCCCC is drawn from Terriglobia bacterium and contains these coding sequences:
- a CDS encoding tetratricopeptide repeat protein — protein: MTKEEYFEQAVNAFGDEKLDESIEFYKQALALDSAYQDALHGLGMALFNRGRIDEAIAAAKKLIEIDQDDILAHTSLSMFYQSQGRIEDAEKEGNVARILGWKQELRGNPGPPH